The following proteins come from a genomic window of Lycium ferocissimum isolate CSIRO_LF1 chromosome 4, AGI_CSIRO_Lferr_CH_V1, whole genome shotgun sequence:
- the LOC132052464 gene encoding large ribosomal subunit protein uL15x-like gives MTTRFKKNRKKRGHVSAGHGRIGKHRKHPGGRGNAGGMHHHRILFDKYHPGYFGKVGMRYFHKLRNKFYCPTVNIDKLWSLLPQEVKDKVQANKGGAAPLIDVTQFGYFKVLGKGVLPTGQPVVVKAKLVSKNAEKKIKEAGGAVVLTA, from the coding sequence ATGACAACGAGATTCAAGAAAAACCGTAAGAAACGTGGCCACGTCAGTGCCGGACATGGTCGTATTGGCAAACACAGAAAACATCCAGGTGGACGTGGTAACGCTGGTGGTATGCATCATCATCGTATCCTTTTCGACAAATACCATCCTGGTTATTTCGGTAAAGTTGGTATGCGTTATTTCCACAAACTTCGTAACAAATTTTATTGCCCAACTGTTAACATTGACAAACTATGGTCACTACTTCCACAAGAAGTGAAAGACAAGGTGCAAGCTAATAAAGGTGGTGCTGCTCCTTTGATTGATGTTACACAGTTTGGGTATTTTAAGGTTTTGGGTAAAGGTGTTTTGCCTACAGGACAACCTGTTGTTGTGAAAGCTAAGTTGGTGAGTAAGAATGCTGAGAAGAAGATTAAAGAAGCTGGTGGTGCTGTTGTTCTTACTGCTTag
- the LOC132053970 gene encoding protein AGENET DOMAIN (AGD)-CONTAINING P1-like, which yields MAHLEEQHQSRIDMMSKAIKSIAFKKQQTTKTFQKGDEVEVASQEYGFIGSYYTATIVSSIGAYHYKVKYKTLLTNDQSAPLEEIVTVSEVRPLPPDPHEIMLKNNVRLYNMIDVFDNDGWWFGLITGKIGQKYDVYFPTTGDEIAYPPDVLRFHQEWSNGKWIFLPRQGKIFDLY from the coding sequence ATGGCTCATTTAGAGGAACAGCACCAATCAAGAATTGATATGATGTCAAAGGCAATAAAATCAATAGCATTCAagaaacaacaaacaacaaaaacattCCAAAAGGGTGATGAAGTTGAAGTGGCAAGTCAAGAATATGGCTTCATAGGTTCTTACTACACAGCAACTATTGTTTCTTCCATTGGCGCTTATCATTACAAAGTCAAGTACAAAACTTTATTGACCAATGATCAATCCGCGCCACTAGAGGAAATTGTTACTGTCTCTGAGGTCCGCCCTTTGCCACCTGATCCACATGAAATAATGCTAAAAAATAACGTCCGTCTGTACAATATGATTGATGTGTTTGACAACGATGGTTGGTGGTTCGGGCTTATCACGGGGAAAATTGGACAAAAGTACGACGTGTATTTTCCTACAACTGGGGATGAAATTGCATATCCTCCTGATGTGTTGAGATTTCATCAAGAATGGTCTAATGGCAAGTGGATATTTCTTCCGAGGCAAGGAAAGATTTTTGACTTGTACTGA
- the LOC132054625 gene encoding U-box domain-containing protein 35-like: protein MSVEIEEIGEDSKSTTINSIDADIKDVYVAVGKNDLHVLQWALDHAISPRFRICLVHIFPLINYIPTPVGKLSRSQLSQEQVQVYINEENNRRKNLLEKYIRLCNDAKVPVDTMLVESNSPAKALLDLIPIVHITSLVIGIRPSRSTRRARKGRDIGEYVKKNAPEFCEVKVVGQVQKPKESFNRAQPEIGRNSERNFLECICFSGKFY, encoded by the exons ATGTCTGTGGAAATCGAAGAGATCGGAGAGGATAGCAAGAGTACTACAATAAACAGCATAGATGCAGATATTAAAGATGTTTATGTAGCTGTTGGCAAAAATGACTTGCATGTTCTTCAATGGGCACTTGATCATGCTATTTCCCCCCGTTTTCGCATCTGCCTCGTGCACATTTTTCCTCTCATTAACTACATCCCTACACCAG TTGGGAAGTTATCAAGAAGCCAATTGAGCCAAGAGCAAGTGCAAGTCTACATCAATGAAGAGAATAACAGGAGGAAGAATCTCTTGGAGAAATACATTCGCCTATGCAACGATGCCAAA GTACCTGTTGATACTATGCTTGTGGAGAGCAATTCACCAGCCAAAGCATTACTTGACCTTATTCCTATTGTCCATATTACCAGCCTTGTCATTGGAATTAGACCATCGCGTTCCACAAG GCGAGCGAGGAAGGGACGAGATATAGGAGAGTATGTTAAAAAGAATGCACCAGAATTCTGTGAGGTTAAAGTTGTTGGCCAAGTGCAGAAGCCAAAAGAGAGTTTTAATCGAGCGCAGCCTGAGATTGGAAGAAATTCTGAAAGGAATTTCCTTGAATGCATATGCTTTTCTGGCAAGTTCTACTGA
- the LOC132054626 gene encoding protein PAL OF QUIRKY-like, with protein sequence MSRNRNLVHSTEIVKFFYSYGGKILPRRSDGKLRYIGGFTRVLSIDRSISFSELIVKFGELCGSSMDLRCKLPTEELDVLVSITCDEDLANMIEEYDRVSTLTNKEMKIRAILSPINLPKKISPPSSPMSCFDFPASTLKSPPSHAVARRSYSPALGYPVGEELYYPYCGNGSVRPLYYVVPHHYYQ encoded by the exons ATGAGTCGGAATCGGAATTTGGTTCACTCTACAGAAATTGTTAAATTTTTCTACAGTTACGGCGGTAAAATTCTTCCTCGTCGCTCCGACGGCAAGCTCCGTTACATCGGCGGCTTTACTAGAGTCCTCTCAATTGATCGATCTATTTCTTTCTCAG AATTGATAGTGAAGTTTGGAGAATTATGCGGATCGTCTATGGATTTAAGGTGTAAGCTACCAACTGAAGAATTAGATGTTTTGGTATCGATTACCTGTGACGAGGACTTGGCAAACATGATCGAAGAGTACGATAGAGTTTCAACATTGACGAATAAAGAGATGAAGATTAGAGCCATATTATCTCCAATCAATTTGCCCAAAAAGATCTCTCCTCCGTCTTCGCCAATGTCTTGCTTCGATTTTCCAGCGTCGACCTTGAAGTCGCCTCCGTCGCATGCGGTGGCGCGTAGATCGTACTCGCCTGCTTTGGGTTATCCGGTCGGCGAGGAGCTTTACTATCCTTACTGTGGAAATGGAAGTGTTAGGCCTTTGTATTACGTTGTTCCTCACCATTATTATcaatag
- the LOC132052465 gene encoding protein JOKA2-like isoform X1, with translation MESSIVIKVKYGETLRRFNVCVADDKLGLNMDGLREKIFQLFNFPLISELTLTYIDEDGDVVTLVDDEDLQDITRQDLNPLRISVRLNTDKVSTSGTSSGNSTPFISPLVQPTFPNINSSVSDFLKSLPETKSGKILKHSADMASKASSAAREMAEITKALSKTGISYLKQACPVSGVATGVIRPIDSAGCFLHETTSQALPSVKSGEPSPAANAEERTLKTAGQPNNHTGSIDASKLKSFQPDQNGTQRGSLSKSPKPNSSLADGKKVGKKFGDSHLVGKALGISYSSPSTTGPEKRADKQPSENHPGAQPVAAVGSASSNVAKMCWDTHNVGSNGSPSGMLFNGFRSPSLYPMTGLPLVKNTIQPQYTPVGIQLKRSHNHSDGAAAIFHRGVRCDGCGVHPITGPRFKSKVKEDYDLCSLCFAQMGNDADYIRMDRPVTYHHPIAFKGLHDPRDIFRGCGVKSPKLDSRFTLDVNVLDGTIMAPLTPFTKVWRMRNNGNIVWPQGTRLVWIGGDRLSDAFSVELQITSVGLAVDHELDVAVDFTAPELPGRYISYWRMALPSGQKFGQRVWVLIKVDAAMVPKKEFLYEAPQELDLNFPPASNGIGGSGTINVDADTTSQYLNLNFPPASIGIAGSETINVNADSTMEDIISEPKISDPTMELVEPVVDGNRNKERESCISPSAAGSSISNPIDLSEAAPAVASAVPPSVAEVQASSLDGGEISDVEMSLLKELEQMGFKQVDVNKKILRMNEYDLEQSVDDLCGVSEWDPILEELEEMGFLNKEMNKKLLKKNNGSIKRVVMDLIAGEN, from the exons ATGGAGTCTTCTATTGTGATCAAG GTCAAGTATGGAGAGACACTTAGAAGATTCAATGTCTGTGTTGCTGATGATAAACTTGGTCTTAACATGGATGGATTAAGGGAAAAgatctttcaacttttcaactttCCTCTCATCAGCGAGCTTACACTGACATACATTGATGAGGACGGTGATGTTGTAACACTTGTTGATGATGAAGATCTGCAGGATATCACAAGGCAGGACCTTAATCCCCTGCGAATATCTGTGAGATTGAACACTGACAAAGTTAGTACTTCAGGTACATCTAGTGGAAATTCTACTCCCTTCATATCCCCACTGGTCCAGCCTACATTTCCGAACATAAATTCGAGTGTTTCTGATTTTCTCAAGTCCTTGCCAGAAACAAAAAGCGGAAAAATCTTAAAGCACTCTGCGGACATGGCTTCTAAAGCCTCCTCAGCTGCCCGAGAAATGGCTGAGATTACCAAAGCACTCTCGAAAACTGGCATATCCTACTTAAAGCAGGCTTGTCCAGTATCAGGAGTCGCTACAGGTGTGATTCGTCCAATAGACTCAGCTGGTTGTTTCTTACATGAAACAACCTCACAAGCACTTCCTAGCGTTAAAAGTGGAGAGCCATCCCCAGCAGCGAATGCTGAGGAGCGGACCCTTAAAACTGCAGGACAACCCAACAATCATACTGGATCTATAGATGCCTCAAAATTGAAGTCTTTCCAACCAGATCAAAATGGAACTCAACGTGGATCATTATCCAAAAGTCCTAAGCCTAACTCATCTCTGGCAGATGGTAAGAAAGTGGGTAAGAAATTTGGTGATTCCCATCTTGTTGGGAAGGCTCTTGGTATTTCATATTCTAGTCCCTCAACCACTGGCCCAGAAAAGAGAGCTGATAAACAGCCTAGTGAGAATCACCCTGGTGCTCAGCCAGTTGCTGCGGTTGGCTCTGCAAGCTCTAATGTTGCAAAAATGTGCTGGGACACTCATAATGTGGGTTCCAATGGAAGTCCATCCGGGATGCTTTTTAATGGTTTTAGATCTCCAAGTTTATATCCCATGACTGGGTTGCCTTTGGTAAAAAACACTATCCAACCTCAATACACTCCTGTTGGGATACAATTGAAAAGGAGCCATAATCACAGTGATGGGGCAGCAGCTATTTTCCACAGAGGTGTTCGCTGTGATGGTTGTGGGGTTCATCCAATAACTGGCCCTAGGTTCAAATCTAAAGT AAAGGAGGACTATGATCTCTGCAGCTTATGCTTTGCACAGATGGGAAATGATGCGGATTACATCAGAATGGATCGTCCTGTTACTTACCATCATCCCATAGCTTTCAAGGGTTTACATGATCCT CGTGATATCTTTCGAGGCTGTGGGGTGAAATCGCCTAAGCTGGACAGCCGCTTCACGCTGGATGTCAATGTACTTGATGGTACTATCATGGCTCCATTGACTCCATTTACCAAGGTCTGGAGAATGAGGAACAATGGTAATATTGTCTGGCCACAAGGAACACGACTTGTTTGGATTGGGGGAGATAGATTAAGTGATGCATTCTCTGTTGAATTACAG ATTACTTCGGTTGGCTTGGCTGTTGACCACGAGCTTGATGTGGCAGTAGATTTTACTGCTCCTGAGCTTCCTGGTAGGTACATCTCCTACTGGAGGATGGCCTTGCCTTCTGGTCAGAAGTTTGGGCAGCGTGTGTGGGTGCTTATCAAG GTTGATGCTGCAATGGTGCCGAAAAAGGAGTTTCTTTATGAAGCTCCTCAGGAACTGGACTTGAATTTTCCTCCGGCCAGCAATGGAATAGGTGGTTCTGGAACTATTAATGTGGATGCTGACACCACTTCTCAGTACCTGAACTTGAATTTTCCTCCGGCCAGCATTGGTATAGCTGGTTCTGAAACTATCAATGTGAATGCAGACTCGACAATGGAGGATATCATTTCTGAGCCTAAAATCTCAGACCCTACCATGGAATTGGTTGAGCCGGTTGTTGATGGAAACAGAAACAAGGAGCGGGAGTCGTGCATTTCTCCTTCTGCAGCTGGTTCATCAATTTCAAATCCCATTGATTTATCTGAGGCGGCACCAGCTGTTGCTTCTGCTGTACCACCCTCTGTCGCAGAGGTGCAGGCATCTTCACTGGATGGCGGAGAAATCAGTGATGTCGAGATGAGCCTCCTCAAGGAACTGGAGCAGATGGGTTTCAAACAGGTAGACGTAAACAAAAAGATCTTGAGGATGAACGAGTATGACTTGGAACAATCAGTAGACGATCTTTGTGGTGTATCCGAGTGGGATCCTATCCTTGAAGAGCTGGAGGAGATG GGTTTCCTCAACAAAGAGATGAACAAGAAGTTGCTCAAGAAGAATAATGGCAGCATCAAGCGTGTTGTGATGGATCTTATTGCCGGAGAGAATTAG
- the LOC132052465 gene encoding protein JOKA2-like isoform X2, which translates to MESSIVIKVKYGETLRRFNVCVADDKLGLNMDGLREKIFQLFNFPLISELTLTYIDEDGDVVTLVDDEDLQDITRQDLNPLRISVRLNTDKVSTSETKSGKILKHSADMASKASSAAREMAEITKALSKTGISYLKQACPVSGVATGVIRPIDSAGCFLHETTSQALPSVKSGEPSPAANAEERTLKTAGQPNNHTGSIDASKLKSFQPDQNGTQRGSLSKSPKPNSSLADGKKVGKKFGDSHLVGKALGISYSSPSTTGPEKRADKQPSENHPGAQPVAAVGSASSNVAKMCWDTHNVGSNGSPSGMLFNGFRSPSLYPMTGLPLVKNTIQPQYTPVGIQLKRSHNHSDGAAAIFHRGVRCDGCGVHPITGPRFKSKVKEDYDLCSLCFAQMGNDADYIRMDRPVTYHHPIAFKGLHDPRDIFRGCGVKSPKLDSRFTLDVNVLDGTIMAPLTPFTKVWRMRNNGNIVWPQGTRLVWIGGDRLSDAFSVELQITSVGLAVDHELDVAVDFTAPELPGRYISYWRMALPSGQKFGQRVWVLIKVDAAMVPKKEFLYEAPQELDLNFPPASNGIGGSGTINVDADTTSQYLNLNFPPASIGIAGSETINVNADSTMEDIISEPKISDPTMELVEPVVDGNRNKERESCISPSAAGSSISNPIDLSEAAPAVASAVPPSVAEVQASSLDGGEISDVEMSLLKELEQMGFKQVDVNKKILRMNEYDLEQSVDDLCGVSEWDPILEELEEMGFLNKEMNKKLLKKNNGSIKRVVMDLIAGEN; encoded by the exons ATGGAGTCTTCTATTGTGATCAAG GTCAAGTATGGAGAGACACTTAGAAGATTCAATGTCTGTGTTGCTGATGATAAACTTGGTCTTAACATGGATGGATTAAGGGAAAAgatctttcaacttttcaactttCCTCTCATCAGCGAGCTTACACTGACATACATTGATGAGGACGGTGATGTTGTAACACTTGTTGATGATGAAGATCTGCAGGATATCACAAGGCAGGACCTTAATCCCCTGCGAATATCTGTGAGATTGAACACTGACAAAGTTAGTACTTCAG AAACAAAAAGCGGAAAAATCTTAAAGCACTCTGCGGACATGGCTTCTAAAGCCTCCTCAGCTGCCCGAGAAATGGCTGAGATTACCAAAGCACTCTCGAAAACTGGCATATCCTACTTAAAGCAGGCTTGTCCAGTATCAGGAGTCGCTACAGGTGTGATTCGTCCAATAGACTCAGCTGGTTGTTTCTTACATGAAACAACCTCACAAGCACTTCCTAGCGTTAAAAGTGGAGAGCCATCCCCAGCAGCGAATGCTGAGGAGCGGACCCTTAAAACTGCAGGACAACCCAACAATCATACTGGATCTATAGATGCCTCAAAATTGAAGTCTTTCCAACCAGATCAAAATGGAACTCAACGTGGATCATTATCCAAAAGTCCTAAGCCTAACTCATCTCTGGCAGATGGTAAGAAAGTGGGTAAGAAATTTGGTGATTCCCATCTTGTTGGGAAGGCTCTTGGTATTTCATATTCTAGTCCCTCAACCACTGGCCCAGAAAAGAGAGCTGATAAACAGCCTAGTGAGAATCACCCTGGTGCTCAGCCAGTTGCTGCGGTTGGCTCTGCAAGCTCTAATGTTGCAAAAATGTGCTGGGACACTCATAATGTGGGTTCCAATGGAAGTCCATCCGGGATGCTTTTTAATGGTTTTAGATCTCCAAGTTTATATCCCATGACTGGGTTGCCTTTGGTAAAAAACACTATCCAACCTCAATACACTCCTGTTGGGATACAATTGAAAAGGAGCCATAATCACAGTGATGGGGCAGCAGCTATTTTCCACAGAGGTGTTCGCTGTGATGGTTGTGGGGTTCATCCAATAACTGGCCCTAGGTTCAAATCTAAAGT AAAGGAGGACTATGATCTCTGCAGCTTATGCTTTGCACAGATGGGAAATGATGCGGATTACATCAGAATGGATCGTCCTGTTACTTACCATCATCCCATAGCTTTCAAGGGTTTACATGATCCT CGTGATATCTTTCGAGGCTGTGGGGTGAAATCGCCTAAGCTGGACAGCCGCTTCACGCTGGATGTCAATGTACTTGATGGTACTATCATGGCTCCATTGACTCCATTTACCAAGGTCTGGAGAATGAGGAACAATGGTAATATTGTCTGGCCACAAGGAACACGACTTGTTTGGATTGGGGGAGATAGATTAAGTGATGCATTCTCTGTTGAATTACAG ATTACTTCGGTTGGCTTGGCTGTTGACCACGAGCTTGATGTGGCAGTAGATTTTACTGCTCCTGAGCTTCCTGGTAGGTACATCTCCTACTGGAGGATGGCCTTGCCTTCTGGTCAGAAGTTTGGGCAGCGTGTGTGGGTGCTTATCAAG GTTGATGCTGCAATGGTGCCGAAAAAGGAGTTTCTTTATGAAGCTCCTCAGGAACTGGACTTGAATTTTCCTCCGGCCAGCAATGGAATAGGTGGTTCTGGAACTATTAATGTGGATGCTGACACCACTTCTCAGTACCTGAACTTGAATTTTCCTCCGGCCAGCATTGGTATAGCTGGTTCTGAAACTATCAATGTGAATGCAGACTCGACAATGGAGGATATCATTTCTGAGCCTAAAATCTCAGACCCTACCATGGAATTGGTTGAGCCGGTTGTTGATGGAAACAGAAACAAGGAGCGGGAGTCGTGCATTTCTCCTTCTGCAGCTGGTTCATCAATTTCAAATCCCATTGATTTATCTGAGGCGGCACCAGCTGTTGCTTCTGCTGTACCACCCTCTGTCGCAGAGGTGCAGGCATCTTCACTGGATGGCGGAGAAATCAGTGATGTCGAGATGAGCCTCCTCAAGGAACTGGAGCAGATGGGTTTCAAACAGGTAGACGTAAACAAAAAGATCTTGAGGATGAACGAGTATGACTTGGAACAATCAGTAGACGATCTTTGTGGTGTATCCGAGTGGGATCCTATCCTTGAAGAGCTGGAGGAGATG GGTTTCCTCAACAAAGAGATGAACAAGAAGTTGCTCAAGAAGAATAATGGCAGCATCAAGCGTGTTGTGATGGATCTTATTGCCGGAGAGAATTAG